The following coding sequences are from one Carcharodon carcharias isolate sCarCar2 chromosome 13, sCarCar2.pri, whole genome shotgun sequence window:
- the LOC121285468 gene encoding dual specificity protein phosphatase 18-like — translation MDLIPHSTMRSCSSLHSVQPKPRLSGLTQITHSLYLSNAVASHNQSLLQASGVTCMISVMPEVISSTFPGTEYINIPIVDSPSSQLTEYFDMVADKIHLVGKLHGRTLLHCIAGVSRSATLCLAYLMKYCHMSLLEAHAWLRACRPIIRPNNGFWKQLIEYEDRLFGKTSIKMVMSPLGVIPDIYEETTRGMIPC, via the coding sequence ATGGATTTGATTCCCCACTCAACAATGAGAAGCTGTTCATCACTTCACTCTGTACAACCCAAACCAAGACTCTCGGGCCTGACTCAGATTACGCACAGTTTATATTTAAGCAATGCTGTTGCTTCACACAACCAGAGTCTCTTGCAGGCCAGTGGAGTCACGTGTATGATCAGTGTGATGCCAGAGGTGATCAGCTCTACATTTCCAGGCACTGAATATATTAATATTCCTATTGTAGATTCTCCCAGTTCACAGTTAACTGAGTACTTTGACATGGTGGCAGACAAAATCCACCTTGTTGGAAAATTGCATGGACGAACATTGCTACACTGTATTGCAGGAGTCAGTAGATCTGCCACTTTGTGCCTTGCTTACCTCATGAAGTACTGCCACATGTCTCTGCTTGAGGCTCATGCTTGGCTGAGGGCATGCAGGCCTATAATTAGGCCAAATAACGGATTCTGGAAGCAGCTGATTGAGTATGAAGATAGGCTCTTTGGAAAAACTAGCATCAAAATGGTGATGTCACCACTGGGAGTTATCCCAGACATATATGAAGAAACAACAAGAGGAATGATTCCTTGTTGA